A stretch of Dysidea avara chromosome 5, odDysAvar1.4, whole genome shotgun sequence DNA encodes these proteins:
- the LOC136255174 gene encoding DELTA-sagatoxin-Srs1a-like — MAEEIVAGVAITALTLDVIKGVLGEIEAAARKIAMGVFNGTDSKWKKGSVYFGSGASDVIIPYKVDVRKCFTYGARKTLGPVATGAVGVIAYNMDDGDTLAIMFSVPFDYNLYNNCWNVKIYNGHQEANSTMFNEMYNKQSYFVGNDTWESKKLNDKYMVEGIMTSSSESILQIYVVKELDTPPAT; from the coding sequence ATGGCTGAAGAGATAGTAGCAGGTGTTGCAATAACTGCACTAACTCTAGATGTGATCAAAGGAGTCTTGGGAGAAATTGAAGCAGCAGCAAGAAAAATTGCAATGGGAGTGTTCAATGGTACTGACAGCAAGTGGAAAAAGGGCAGCGTTTACTTCGGTTCCGGTGCCTCCGACGTGATAATACCTTACAAAGTTGATGTGAGGAAATGTTTCACATATGGCGCTCGTAAAACTTTGGGGCCAGTTGCTACAGGCGCCGTAGGAGTGATAGCATATAACATGGACGATGGAGACACCCTTGCAATAATGTTTAGTGTTCCCTTTGACTACAACTTGTACAATAATTGTTGGAATGTCAAAATATATAACGGCCACCAGGAAGCAAACTCCACTATGTTCAACGAAATGTATAACAAACAGTCTTATTTCGTTGGGAATGATACTTGGGAAAGCAAGAAACTGAATGATAAGTACATGGTTGAAGGTATTATGACTAGTTCTTCAGAAAGCATACTACAAATTTACGTTGTAAAAGAACTGGATACACCGCCAGCTACGTAA